A portion of the Lolium rigidum isolate FL_2022 chromosome 1, APGP_CSIRO_Lrig_0.1, whole genome shotgun sequence genome contains these proteins:
- the LOC124653132 gene encoding uncharacterized protein LOC124653132, whose translation MDSGNSASLQSSSGVGEDELDSRCGGSVDSSPLSALLRLSASPSLSSSGFGATFYGLQELEASTPLPPLPQVVHQHHWTAALSASDRASASSSSSHGLPVSADTATAAPTKPVLPTTPRGSRKRARASRRTPTTVLTTDTSNFRAMVQEFTGIPSPPFAGAPARSRFDQLLFSSPSSLRSSTAVANRAASFPPYLLRPFAQKQQRAPFPPFALPSTSSPAQSSIGTASPTACSRTTAMVSGDTYRYHLLAPDPPPVGRVRSFQSPIGLQLGGGAMQPMLDAANRGLVPSAPSSQRLEDPADFLGFTHGFLGSEGAHLPSNPHNRDHREDELSGLVVSGICTTTYSDIAGEAPPLLERNMGSTSGGVAAITTTARATGSMRTQGVDAGICTSD comes from the coding sequence ATGGACTCCGGCAACAGTGCCAGCCTCCAGTCGTCAAGCGGTGTCGGCGAGGACGAGCTCGACTCCAGATGCGGCGGAAGCGTGGACTCCTCTCCTCTGTCCGCGCTGCTCCGGCTGTCCGCCTCACCGTCGCTCTCCTCGTCCGGCTTCGGCGCCACATTCTACGGGCTTCAGGAACTCGAGGCGTCCACGCCGCTGCCGCCGTTGCCCCAAGTGGTGCATCAGCATCACTGGACGGCGGCCCTCTCGGCCAGCGACCGAGCCTCggcatcgtcctcgtcgtcccaTGGTTTGCCAGTTTCGGCCGACACGGCAACGGCGGCACCCACTAAGCCCGTGCTACCGACGACGCCGAGGGGGTCGAGGAAGCGGGCGCGGGCGTCGCGGCGCACACCAACGACAGTGCTGACCACTGACACCTCCAACTTCCGTGCCATGGTTCAGGAGTTCACCGGCATCCCCTCCCCGCCCTTCGCCGGTGCGCCAGCCCGCTCCCGCTTCGACCAACTACTATTCTCCTCGCCTTCCTCCCTCCGCTCATCTACCGCCGTTGCAAACCGGGCCGCGTCGTTTCCGCCCTACCTCCTCCGCCCCTTCGCGCAAAAGCAGCAGCGTGCACCTTTCCCGCCCTTCGCCTTGCCATCCACGTCCTCGCCGGCACAGTCCAGCATTGGAACTGCGTCTCCAACCGCCTGCTCAAGAACCACGGCTATGGTGTCCGGTGACACCTACCGGTACCACCTGCTCGCGCCGGATCCCCCGCCCGTGGGACGTGTTCGCTCCTTTCAGAGCCCAATTGGCCTGCAGCTCGGCGGAGGCGCCATGCAACCAATGTTGGATGCAGCGAACCGTGGCTTAGTTCCTTCCGCGCCGTCGTCGCAGAGGCTAGAAGACCCGGCCGACTTTCTGGGCTTCACGCATGGCTTCCTGGGTTCCGAGGGGGCGCACTTGCCGTCGAACCCTCATAACCGTGACCACCGCGAAGACGAGCTGTCAGGCCTGGTCGTGAGCGGCATCTGCACGACGACCTACTCAGACATCGCCGGCGAGGCCCCACCCCTACTCGAGCGCAATATGGGTTCGACTTCAGGCGGCGTTGCCGCGATCACCACGACGGCACGGGCAACGGGGTCCATGCGAACACAAGGTGTGGACGCGGGGATCTGCACATCGGATTAG